In the Acropora muricata isolate sample 2 chromosome 10, ASM3666990v1, whole genome shotgun sequence genome, one interval contains:
- the LOC136931317 gene encoding golgin subfamily A member 2-like isoform X2, translating to MLKGSLSMFDYSQVLKKYSVHIQTIGILVGEKQELQSTVSQLQRKYDIKQSENTELTSRLQTVRQKAGELEKNLANVTASCEKYEDDSKRFRQERDKYQTAIYTQNQEKEELVQQNEELKVKLQTKLAECEQLNKNESELSFKLKQAELVVQQLSGEPSSSEINNLVQQLQSEKIDLESKLEQVNTTMQRLAADKGDLLRQHADEVDQYERRIRFLTEEVETHGKEKNALILKESELQDSLQRVQKELVDLQEKEATQQVESTQLAAAEIERLAEDKQRLAEHLQNEGKENNRLVREQERYLQRIQELESALARMGEEAIDKATLLETAQSDKETISRALKQNKDLKEKMEQLEERFVTMSHENMTLTSSLETERHMAKELALKLSDMGVELEESKELLFSKTSEIQSLREELDLTSEKLQEEVSKGENMTSSLREELDISSQQLLEQLRHKDFEISAIREELELSSQELTEQLAKKNMDLASLKNELSQSEARLTEQFLLNEKNAEATNQSERTSNLQYQLGVAQNTIHQLTAQNAELQEMLRNVENGGSMEPSGTESSDEEQASKRPVNGPQVQHAHNGTTDSEDGEIQLKRLAPDVIPVQASEHIVGETPPYMNGTFSEGESLSGTDSGEEMSASPHRPLHPPPQSKYTDRGDVVDSLSASIRQLEMERDQLASILHRTQDEREDDYHRLKQHMELQLNQQLQQQYRLVQEQCQQHIHEQQQKIQLLQAVIEKQKLQIERKEEPELPNVPLEQMEQDDMSHEAMKMAFSKLQARFMKLMNEKASLIERIQELEHITVQLSMETETIGEYITLYQTQRTALKSYYKDREKLIAQLSSEKANMQEKMNQLQDLIKRVLEERSELRIQQHQLQSAINSRLVEHDHQSPISSFQDGDEIIEAQEQTELSSDLNGQNTMDNSEVSSSSIPEETGTELSEIDKNDELDRNEGTARQILQILEQLSPSEEGTYKGWMSPDVRHREFLPCRYCDGRVLRL from the exons ATGCTGAAAGGAAGCCTTTCGATGTTTGATTACAGTCAGGTCTTAAAGAAGTATAGt GTTCATATACAGACAATTGGAATTTTAGTTGGAGAGAAACAAGAACTGCAAAGCACTGTTTCTCAGCTTCAAAGAAAATATGATATCAAGCAGA GTGAAAATACTGAGTTGACAAGCAGATTACAAACTGTTCGTCAAAAGGCTGGGGAACTGGAAAAAAACCTGGCTAATGTAACAGCTAGCTGTGAAAAATATGAAGAT GATTCAAAGCGGTTTCGACAAGAGCGGGATAAATACCAAACAGCAATTTACACTCAAAA TCAGGAAAAGGAAGAACTTGTACAACAGAATGAGGAGCTGAAAGTGAAGCTACAAACCAAG CTTGCTGAATGTGAACAACTGAATAAGAATGAATCAGAATTGTCCTTCAAGCTGAAACAGGCTGAGCTCGTTGTACAACAG CTTTCAGGTGAACCAAGTTCTTCAGAGATTAATAATTTAGTACAGcaattacaatctgagaaaaTTGATCTTGAAAGTAAACTGGAACAG GTCAATACTACAATGCAAAGACTGGCAGCTGATAAAGGAGACCTTTTACGACAGCATGCTGATGAAGTTGACCAGTATGAAAGAAGAATACGTTTCTTGACAGAAGAA GTGGAGACTCATGGCAAAGAAAAGAATGCTTTGATCTTGAAAGAGTCTGAACTTCAAGACAGCTTACAGAGAGTACAGAAGGAGCTGG TTGATTTACAAGAAAAAGAAGCCACTCAACAAGTTGAATCAACTCAACTTGCTGCAGCTGAGATCGAACGATTGGCAGAAGATAAACAGCGACTAGCAGAACACTTGCAAAACGAG ggaaaagaaaataacagaCTTGTACG GGAACAGGAAAGGTATCTGCAGAGAATTCAAGAGCTAGAGTCTGCTCTTGCTCGTATGGGTGAGGAGGCTATTGACAAAGCCACACTTCTGGAGACCGCACAGAGCGATAAGGAGACTATCAGTAG AGCGTTAAAACAGAACAAAGACTTAAAGGAAAAAATGGAGCAGCTGGAAGAGAGATTTGTCACCATG AGTCACGAAAACATGACTTTAACCAGCAGTTTGGAAACAGAGCGTCACATGGCAAAAGAGCTTGCCTTAAAACTCAGTGATATGGGAGTGGAACTTGAAGAGTCCAAAGAACTA ctcttttcaaaaaCTTCTGAAATCCAGTCGCTGAGAGAAGAACTGGATCTAACCTCAGAGAAACTACAAGAAGAG GTTTCAAAGGGAGAGAACATGACTTCTTCCCTTAGGGAGGAGTTGGATATCTCTTCACAGCAGTTACTAGAGCAG TTGAGGCATAAAGATTTCGAGATCTCTGCCATTCGTGAGGAACTGGAGTTATCCTCTCAGGAACTCACCGAGCAG CTTGCCAAGAAGAACATGGATTTGGCTTCCCTTAAGAATgagctcagccaatcagaggcaAGACTTACCGAACAG TTTTTACTGAATGAAAAGAACGCGGAGGCAACGAATCAATCTGAAAGAACCAGCAATCTTCAATACCAGCTGGGGGTAGCACAG aataCCATCCACCAGTTAACGGCGCAAAACGCTGAGCTACAGGAAATGCTAAGAAACGTGGAGAACGGCGGCAGTATGGAACCATCAGGAACAGAGA GTTCAGACGAAGAACAAGCATCCAAACGCCCCGTAAATGGACCACAGGTACAACATGCTCACAATGGTACAACGGACAGTGAAGACGGCGAGATTCAACTCAAGCGACTGGCACCAGATGTTATTCCAGTACAAGCTTCAGAGCACATAGTAGGGGAGACACCTCCCTACATGAATGGAACCTTCAGTGAGGGGGAGAGTCTGTCCGGGACCGACTCCGGCGAGGAGATGAGTGCGTCACCACACAGGCCACTACACCCTCCCCCTCAGTCCAAATACACCGATAGGGGCGATGTG GTCGATTCACTGTCTGCGTCTATCCGGCAACTGGAGATGGAACGCGACCAGTTAGCGAGCATTTTGCACAGAACACAAGACGAGAGGGAAGACGATTATCACAGATTAAAACAACACATGGAGCTGCAACTAAATCAGCAACTGCAGCAACAGTACAGACTG GTACAGGAACAATGCCAACAGCATATCCATGAACAACAGCAAAAGATTCAGCTGCTTCAAGCTGTGATAGAAAAACAGAAGTTGCAGATAGAAAGGAAAGAGGAGCCTGAACTGCCCAACGTACCACTGGAACAGATGGAACAAGATGACATGTCACACGAAGCCATGAAGATGGCTTTCAGCAAATTACAG GCGCGCTTCATGAAGCTAATGAACGAAAAGGCGTCCTTGATAGAAAGAATTCAGGAACTGGAACACATAACAGTACAACTGTCAATGGAAACAGAAACCATTG GCGAGTATATAACACTTTACCAAACACAAAGGACTGCACTGAAGTCTTACTACAAAGACAGAGAAAAATTGATCGCCCAATTGTCGAGTGAGAAAGCTAACATGCAG GAAAAAATGAACCAACTTCAAGATTTGATTAAACGAGTGCTTGAAGAGCGAAGCGAGCTCAGAATACAACAGCATCAGCTGCAAAGCGCAATAAACAGCAGATTGGTCGAACACGACCATCAGTCGCCCATTTCGTCTTTCCAAGATGGCGACGAAATCATCGAAGCTCAGGAACAAACTGAGCTCTCGAGCGATTTAAATGGACAAAATACAATGGACAACAGTGAGGTATCGAGCAGTTCGATTCCCGAGGAAACAGGAACAGAACTCAGTGAAATTGACAAAAACGATGAGTTGGATCGAAACGAGGGAACCGCTCGACAAATCTTACAGATTCTTGAACAGTTGAGTCCTTCTGAAGAAGGAACTTACAAGGGATGGATGTCGCCCGATGTGCGCCATAGAGAGTTCTTGCCGTGTCGGTACTGTGATGGACGCGTGCTGAGATTGTAG
- the LOC136931317 gene encoding golgin subfamily A member 2-like isoform X1, producing the protein MADADREEKLAAARKKLKKFQQKRTPSSPAVRDLKALLLNSSSNVPNSAESAGIPFTTKNDGDVNPHEQASGLSSPQPINGAHSPEDHSSQRHLTLESNHREYSTTEKIKQLCTQINGLMNQDFYVNGEDPVFHEIESLEHRNHELEEKVQSFKRSNDQLNTQVNDQRRQIIQFQEQIKRERTELANKQLLEQRSLKEQLEVHIQTIGILVGEKQELQSTVSQLQRKYDIKQSENTELTSRLQTVRQKAGELEKNLANVTASCEKYEDDSKRFRQERDKYQTAIYTQNQEKEELVQQNEELKVKLQTKLAECEQLNKNESELSFKLKQAELVVQQLSGEPSSSEINNLVQQLQSEKIDLESKLEQVNTTMQRLAADKGDLLRQHADEVDQYERRIRFLTEEVETHGKEKNALILKESELQDSLQRVQKELVDLQEKEATQQVESTQLAAAEIERLAEDKQRLAEHLQNEGKENNRLVREQERYLQRIQELESALARMGEEAIDKATLLETAQSDKETISRALKQNKDLKEKMEQLEERFVTMSHENMTLTSSLETERHMAKELALKLSDMGVELEESKELLFSKTSEIQSLREELDLTSEKLQEEVSKGENMTSSLREELDISSQQLLEQLRHKDFEISAIREELELSSQELTEQLAKKNMDLASLKNELSQSEARLTEQFLLNEKNAEATNQSERTSNLQYQLGVAQNTIHQLTAQNAELQEMLRNVENGGSMEPSGTESSDEEQASKRPVNGPQVQHAHNGTTDSEDGEIQLKRLAPDVIPVQASEHIVGETPPYMNGTFSEGESLSGTDSGEEMSASPHRPLHPPPQSKYTDRGDVVDSLSASIRQLEMERDQLASILHRTQDEREDDYHRLKQHMELQLNQQLQQQYRLVQEQCQQHIHEQQQKIQLLQAVIEKQKLQIERKEEPELPNVPLEQMEQDDMSHEAMKMAFSKLQARFMKLMNEKASLIERIQELEHITVQLSMETETIGEYITLYQTQRTALKSYYKDREKLIAQLSSEKANMQEKMNQLQDLIKRVLEERSELRIQQHQLQSAINSRLVEHDHQSPISSFQDGDEIIEAQEQTELSSDLNGQNTMDNSEVSSSSIPEETGTELSEIDKNDELDRNEGTARQILQILEQLSPSEEGTYKGWMSPDVRHREFLPCRYCDGRVLRL; encoded by the exons ATGGCTGATGCGGATCGAGAAGAAAAGTTGGCTGCGGCCAGAAAAAAG CTGAAGAAATTTCAACAGAAGCGGACGCCGTCAAGCCCCGCGGTACGTGATTTGAAAGCTCTACTTCTAAACTCCTCTAGTAACGTGCCTAATTCAGCAGAATCAGCGGGGATTCCGTTTACAACAAAAAATGAT GGAGATGTCAATCCACATGAACAAGCTTCAGGTTTGTCATCACCACAGCCAATCAATGG TGCACACAGTCCAGAAGATCACAGTTCTCAAAGACATCTT ACACTTGAAAGCAATCATAGGGAATATTCGACCACAGAAAAAATCAAGCAACTT TGTACACAAATTAATGGCCTTATGAATCAG GATTTTTATGTTAATGGCGAAGACCCAGTGTTTCATGAGATAGAATCTCTAGAG cATAGAAATCATGAACTGGAGGAGAAAGTGCAATCCTTTAAGAGATCAAATGACCAGCTGAATACTCAAGTTAATGATCAG AGACGACAAATCATCCAGTTCCAAGAACAAATAAAGAGG GAAAGGACAGAGTTGGCAAACAAGCAATTACTTGAACAGAGATCATTGAAAGAACAGCTAGAG GTTCATATACAGACAATTGGAATTTTAGTTGGAGAGAAACAAGAACTGCAAAGCACTGTTTCTCAGCTTCAAAGAAAATATGATATCAAGCAGA GTGAAAATACTGAGTTGACAAGCAGATTACAAACTGTTCGTCAAAAGGCTGGGGAACTGGAAAAAAACCTGGCTAATGTAACAGCTAGCTGTGAAAAATATGAAGAT GATTCAAAGCGGTTTCGACAAGAGCGGGATAAATACCAAACAGCAATTTACACTCAAAA TCAGGAAAAGGAAGAACTTGTACAACAGAATGAGGAGCTGAAAGTGAAGCTACAAACCAAG CTTGCTGAATGTGAACAACTGAATAAGAATGAATCAGAATTGTCCTTCAAGCTGAAACAGGCTGAGCTCGTTGTACAACAG CTTTCAGGTGAACCAAGTTCTTCAGAGATTAATAATTTAGTACAGcaattacaatctgagaaaaTTGATCTTGAAAGTAAACTGGAACAG GTCAATACTACAATGCAAAGACTGGCAGCTGATAAAGGAGACCTTTTACGACAGCATGCTGATGAAGTTGACCAGTATGAAAGAAGAATACGTTTCTTGACAGAAGAA GTGGAGACTCATGGCAAAGAAAAGAATGCTTTGATCTTGAAAGAGTCTGAACTTCAAGACAGCTTACAGAGAGTACAGAAGGAGCTGG TTGATTTACAAGAAAAAGAAGCCACTCAACAAGTTGAATCAACTCAACTTGCTGCAGCTGAGATCGAACGATTGGCAGAAGATAAACAGCGACTAGCAGAACACTTGCAAAACGAG ggaaaagaaaataacagaCTTGTACG GGAACAGGAAAGGTATCTGCAGAGAATTCAAGAGCTAGAGTCTGCTCTTGCTCGTATGGGTGAGGAGGCTATTGACAAAGCCACACTTCTGGAGACCGCACAGAGCGATAAGGAGACTATCAGTAG AGCGTTAAAACAGAACAAAGACTTAAAGGAAAAAATGGAGCAGCTGGAAGAGAGATTTGTCACCATG AGTCACGAAAACATGACTTTAACCAGCAGTTTGGAAACAGAGCGTCACATGGCAAAAGAGCTTGCCTTAAAACTCAGTGATATGGGAGTGGAACTTGAAGAGTCCAAAGAACTA ctcttttcaaaaaCTTCTGAAATCCAGTCGCTGAGAGAAGAACTGGATCTAACCTCAGAGAAACTACAAGAAGAG GTTTCAAAGGGAGAGAACATGACTTCTTCCCTTAGGGAGGAGTTGGATATCTCTTCACAGCAGTTACTAGAGCAG TTGAGGCATAAAGATTTCGAGATCTCTGCCATTCGTGAGGAACTGGAGTTATCCTCTCAGGAACTCACCGAGCAG CTTGCCAAGAAGAACATGGATTTGGCTTCCCTTAAGAATgagctcagccaatcagaggcaAGACTTACCGAACAG TTTTTACTGAATGAAAAGAACGCGGAGGCAACGAATCAATCTGAAAGAACCAGCAATCTTCAATACCAGCTGGGGGTAGCACAG aataCCATCCACCAGTTAACGGCGCAAAACGCTGAGCTACAGGAAATGCTAAGAAACGTGGAGAACGGCGGCAGTATGGAACCATCAGGAACAGAGA GTTCAGACGAAGAACAAGCATCCAAACGCCCCGTAAATGGACCACAGGTACAACATGCTCACAATGGTACAACGGACAGTGAAGACGGCGAGATTCAACTCAAGCGACTGGCACCAGATGTTATTCCAGTACAAGCTTCAGAGCACATAGTAGGGGAGACACCTCCCTACATGAATGGAACCTTCAGTGAGGGGGAGAGTCTGTCCGGGACCGACTCCGGCGAGGAGATGAGTGCGTCACCACACAGGCCACTACACCCTCCCCCTCAGTCCAAATACACCGATAGGGGCGATGTG GTCGATTCACTGTCTGCGTCTATCCGGCAACTGGAGATGGAACGCGACCAGTTAGCGAGCATTTTGCACAGAACACAAGACGAGAGGGAAGACGATTATCACAGATTAAAACAACACATGGAGCTGCAACTAAATCAGCAACTGCAGCAACAGTACAGACTG GTACAGGAACAATGCCAACAGCATATCCATGAACAACAGCAAAAGATTCAGCTGCTTCAAGCTGTGATAGAAAAACAGAAGTTGCAGATAGAAAGGAAAGAGGAGCCTGAACTGCCCAACGTACCACTGGAACAGATGGAACAAGATGACATGTCACACGAAGCCATGAAGATGGCTTTCAGCAAATTACAG GCGCGCTTCATGAAGCTAATGAACGAAAAGGCGTCCTTGATAGAAAGAATTCAGGAACTGGAACACATAACAGTACAACTGTCAATGGAAACAGAAACCATTG GCGAGTATATAACACTTTACCAAACACAAAGGACTGCACTGAAGTCTTACTACAAAGACAGAGAAAAATTGATCGCCCAATTGTCGAGTGAGAAAGCTAACATGCAG GAAAAAATGAACCAACTTCAAGATTTGATTAAACGAGTGCTTGAAGAGCGAAGCGAGCTCAGAATACAACAGCATCAGCTGCAAAGCGCAATAAACAGCAGATTGGTCGAACACGACCATCAGTCGCCCATTTCGTCTTTCCAAGATGGCGACGAAATCATCGAAGCTCAGGAACAAACTGAGCTCTCGAGCGATTTAAATGGACAAAATACAATGGACAACAGTGAGGTATCGAGCAGTTCGATTCCCGAGGAAACAGGAACAGAACTCAGTGAAATTGACAAAAACGATGAGTTGGATCGAAACGAGGGAACCGCTCGACAAATCTTACAGATTCTTGAACAGTTGAGTCCTTCTGAAGAAGGAACTTACAAGGGATGGATGTCGCCCGATGTGCGCCATAGAGAGTTCTTGCCGTGTCGGTACTGTGATGGACGCGTGCTGAGATTGTAG